A single region of the Triticum dicoccoides isolate Atlit2015 ecotype Zavitan chromosome 2B, WEW_v2.0, whole genome shotgun sequence genome encodes:
- the LOC119362724 gene encoding uncharacterized protein LOC119362724, which yields MRYLGCSYGHLIFSCVEHLLLVDVYTCTKVKPPKLHTNSDCVIDSAILMAPLSSSNSCLLLFSNLFIFQWQVGTNSWTEYPLVSEHFLIQIVLFKGQMFAIDFPQTLKTISLAPHPNVQEVDVVWGEDIVVGLNYDPWLVVCGDMLLMVDLVDDLISNGTFQVFRFDSSAEPAKWTKMEKLENWALFISLDRRSPTFSCMNPEKWGGKSNCIYVPSASKDSDEPWIAVELGQAVYSITRSDSYILEGKSNQLESLWVLPSLVYGVGQ from the coding sequence ATGCGCTATTTGGGCTGCTCATATGGGCATCTTATCTTCTCCTGTGTGGAGCACCTTCTCCTTGTCGATGTTTACACATGTACTAAGGTGAAGCCACCCAAACTCCACACCAACAGCGATTGTGTGATCGATAGTGCCATTCTTATGGCTCCACTCAGTTCATCCAACTCGTGTCTCCTCCTTTTCTCGAATTTATTCATCTTCCAGTGGCAGGTTGGAACAAATTCGTGGACAGAGTACCCTCTTGTTTCTGAACACTTTCTTATTCAGATTGTTTTGTTCAAAGGTCAGATGTTTGCCATAGACTTTCCCCAGACGCTGAAAACTATATCCTTGGCACCTCATCCCAACGTGCAGGAAGTCGATGTTGTGTGGGGAGAGGACATTGTTGTTGGCTTGAATTATGATCCATGGTTGGTGGTCTGTGGTGACATGCTTCTCATGGTTGATCTTGTTGATGACTTGATAAGCAATGGCACCTTTCAGGTCTTCCGCTTTGATTCTTCAGCCGAACCAGCTAagtggacaaagatggagaagttgGAAAACTGGGCTCTCTTTATCAGCCTTGATAGGAGGAGCCCTACATTTTCTTGCATGAACCCTGAAAAATGGGGCGGAAAGAGTAACTGCATTTATGTTCCAAGTGCGTCCAAAGACTCTGATGAACCTTGGATTGCTGTAGAGCTTGGTCAGGCAGTTTACAGTATAACTCGCTCGGATTCATACATTCTAGAAGGCAAAAGCAATCAGCTTGAGAGCCTCTGGGTGCTCCCCAGTTTGGTCTATGGTGTTGGCCAGTGA
- the LOC119362725 gene encoding translation initiation factor IF-2-like, with the protein MAAKVLQLRSSDGKVLVAPAWDYRPAAAQALPLEMRLPSRALQRVLQYWTKHSLAKATGESRESLARWDADFQHRLQEDGLAKEAAAAAQELRRYGVHHGGHPRRHAATGAFDVAAPAKAARADPVRVWCVNHGERSHAPAMPGSFDATDIASAARPGPATTLPAAAGADPVDARCAIRARGRQMAEEEELACHHRKRPASKAPICLPATAAAPVKKVSRQIASKACSFVGSTPLLATAAAPSVQPKPPISMRQLIEKARLTMALLDKARSASKEEASRRRDIERSRAEARRKVEQMADTVQFNDPWIHYSDVTKSPEELLQARQQAWRYQAHLLEMARRRDFAQAMQIHG; encoded by the coding sequence ATGGCGGCGAAGGTGCTCCAGCTCCGTAGCTCCGACGGCAAGGTGCTCGTCGCTCCGGCGTGGGACTATCGCCCGGCCGCCGCCCAAGCCCTCCCGCTGGAGATGCGGCTGCCCTCGCGCGCCCTCCAGAGGGTGCTCCAGTACTGGACCAAGCACAGCCTTGCCAAGGCCACCGGTGAGTCCCGGGAGTCCCTCGCCCGCTGGGACGCCGACTTCCAGCACCGTCTCCAGGAAGACGGCctcgccaaggaggccgccgcagccgcccaagAACTCCGCCGCTACGGCGTCCATCATGGAGGGCATCCCCGTCGCCACGCCGCCACGGGCGCATTTGATGTGGCTGCTCCTGCCAAGGCGGCACGTGCTGATCCCGTCCGTGTCTGGTGTGTCAACCACGGAGAACGCAGCCACGCGCCGGCGATGCCCGGCTCCTTCGATGCCACTGATATTGCCTCCGCCGCGCGCCCTGGGCCTGCCACCACCTTGCCGGCTGCTGCTGGTGCTGACCCCGTGGATGCCCGGTGCGCGATCCGTGCCCGTGGACGCCAGATGGCTGAAGAAGAGGAGCTCGCTTGCCACCACCGCAAGCGCCCGGCTTCCAAGGCTCCAATCTGCCTGCCTGCCACTGCTGCTGCGCCTGTGAAGAAGGTCTCTCGTCAGATCGCTTCCAAGGCTTGCTCTTTCGTCGGTTCTACACCACTGCTTGCCACTGCTGCTGCGCCCAGTGTGCAACCGAAGCCGCCGATCAGCATGCGCCAACTGATCGAGAAGGCTCGCCTCACCATGGCTCTCCTCGACAAGGCTCGCTCTGCCTCCAAAGAAGAGGCCAGCCGTCGGCGCGACATCGAGCGCAGCCGAGCGGAGGCCCGGCGAAAGGTGGAGCAGATGGCGGACACCGTGCAGTTCAACGACCCCTGGATCCATTACtccgacgtgaccaagtcccctgaGGAGCTGCTCCAAGCACGACAGCAAGCATGGCGTTATCAAGCTCACCTCCTCGAGATGGCTCGTCGACGGGACTTTGCTCAAGCGATGCAAATCCACGGGTGA